The Parvularculales bacterium genome segment TACCGGCCAGAGACACCGCGGTGTCGCCCACACCCAGCATCGCGCTCGTAACACCGTTGCCTATAAATCCGCTATTTGCGTTCCCGATGGTCTGCGAACCCAGAGTTATGCTGCCTACGGGATGAGAAACATTATTTCCATGACGGATATTACTGACCATTCCGCCGAGTGTTCCCACACCGGTTCCGTCAAAATCAGCCGTCAGGGTAACATCACCCCAGAAGTCAGCTATGTCGGTGGCATCGGCGTAAACACCGACAGCATCACCGGTAAAGGTCGCCATTCCGGTTAACGACATCAGATTCATCTGGGGATAGCCGGTGTTCCCTGAGGCAAAGGCCGTATATCTATAGGTTGTGTTGGCATAATCCTCAAAACGGTGATAGCCCCAGCTCACATATTCTTCGCTACCGACGGTGCCACTAAAGCCGGTTAAAATTACAGCTCGTGAAATTGGCGTCATATCCGGATTTTCAGCGGTACTGCCCAGTCTGATCACCTGCTGTGCCTGCAAGTTATCAACAAGCCCACGGGTAAGCATGGTGGTGTCACTCCTGGTGGGAGCAGTACCCAGAGTGTCCGAGCCCACTGTCAGAGTCGTGTTATCAATAGCCCCCGCCGCGTCGAATGTTACCGTTACGTCGGCCATGGCACTCGCATCGGAAGACTGGGTCACACTCCCGAATACGGGAGTCGCCCCTGCGGCGGCCCCGAGGGCCGCCCGTGCCGCGCTCCGGTCAATTACTGCATTATTTGTTGGAGGAGGGTCCGGGGGGGTTACCGGTGGGTCTGTCGGCGCCGGACCGGTAGCGACCAGTGACGGATCATTGAAGATAGAACCACTGCCGCTGCACGCCGCAAGAAAAGTCAGGGCGACAAGCGGTGCAAGGAATGCGAGTGCCGGGCGCTTTCCGCTCTCCCTTTTGGCAGCCATTCCGGTTTTCGCGGTCAGAATATCAATATTGATTTGCAAAAATCCAGCATGTGGATTTTTGGCCTCGTCCGTCTTTGTTGTCATAGTCTTCATCCTTATTCCCTTATCTCTTCTCGCATAATCTATGTAACTATCATCCGGTGTCTAGTAAAGACTTATCCGGCTTCCCAGATACAGATAATCAATCGTATCGCCGGAAATCCTGTACCGGTCATATCCCGCCATCAGGGACAGGCGATTACTATATTTATAGGTCAAATCGGCGCCATAGTAAACATCGCTGCCATCATCGCTTAAAGAAAGCGAAGCCCCGCCGCCCCGCATGTCTGATTCGACCTCCCAGAAGTGAAGGCCGATTTTCGGCACAACCGAAACCGGAGGGGCAGGCTGTCCCCGTTCGACAAGAACCGTCAGGGGAATATCAAAAGCGATGTACGGGCCATACGATGTTACCGGCGTTTCCAGTTTAAGACCGGTCGCGGCGGTCTGTTCAACGCCATCGAGAATGTACCGTCCGCCGCTTTCCGCAGAAAATTCGGCGGTGCCAAAATCATTATAGGCAAAGCCAAGCATGATGCCATTATTGCCTTCAACGCCGGCCGATATCCGGTAGCCATTATCCTGATCGTCAAGAGACGCATTACTGACCGCGCCAAGTCTTTCCCTGCCGAGTTTGGTCCAGCCATAAGAGACGGCGGCATAAGTTCTGATTCCGTTTCCAAACAAGCCTGTTCCGTTGCCGGCTTCAGCCACAGCGGGCCAAAGCATAATCAGACAGGTGAGGCCGAGACAGCCGGCGGATATTTTTCCGAGCATATTATACCCTTAACAGTTGCTATACAGTTTTGGGGTTTCCCAGCCAATAAACCGAAAACCTTCCAGAACGACGATAGCAAAGAAAACACTCTCCGGCAAAGGAATTTTTTCGTCCGAGGGTGCCTTTGAGTCGGTAGTAGAAGCGGCCTGTGAGTCAGTAAAAACTCGTCCATCTCTGTCAAATCGTTCACTGGACGATTTGACAGAGATGGACCGTCACAAGACCCACCGGGTCTTGTTGACCCTGTCAATTCCTCAAGCCTAGCAAATGATTCACTGGATCATTTGCCTTAACGGCTTGAGACCAGCAGAATGCTGTCTCCTTTTATTTTATACCCCTGCGGGGTAGTTTCGCTACGCGCCTTCGGAGCTGCCTTCGGCAGAGCAACAGCAGCCTACGTCTGAGCCTTTTTTCGGAAGACAGAGCACCTGCGGTGAGGGCGGGGTGAACCGGATGAGAGGGACGGGGTGGCATTGAGCCTTTTGAACCCAGAAATATTCGTCCAGCACGGAGCAAAAGACTCACAGGTTAATGCTGATGGGCCTGTAGTATCCGTCCATCTCTGTCGGTTCGGCCACCGGCAGAACCGACGGGCGAGATGGACGGGTTGACCGTTTGAACTACTGCGTATCGCGGGTTACCCCGAAGGCGCCGTTGAGAGTACTGGTGTTGAAAAAACCGGCGATCTCGGCATGATCGGTCCCCATAGAAGAGGCCGGTCAATTCGCTCCCTTGTCGAAATGCCCCGGCGGAGGAGATGACCTCCGCACCGGTAAAAGTGACGGCGGCAAGACCCGGATCCGTTCCGTTTATATTGAGCCATCCGTCAAATACCGCATCAACAGTCGCCGTAGTATCAAAATTGTAGGTGATCGTCGCATCACCCCTCACGAAGCTCTGGTCCGAGGCCGATCTGACCGAAGCAACGGCACCGCCGCTCCAGGTGGCGACACCTGAGGTGGGAAGAGAACCCGTGGGCTCACCGAAATAATAAGGAAGGTAAGTATATTGATAGCTGCCGGATGTTCCCGTTCTTATTCGCACCGACCCGAAAGCACTGTGGGTGTTCCATCCCCCGAATGAATTAAATTCCATAGCCTGATTCGAGCCCGTGTCACCTATGGTTCCTGCCGTACGTCCCATTGCGAGATTGACACCATGGGCCTGCTCAATATTTGTGACGGTGTTGTCACTGATCCTGAGTATATCCGGATTCCCTGTCGTCCCGACCCTGGTCTGGATCAACGAAAGGTTGGTAACAGCGGAATTAGCACGAAAAGTGAGAGCCTGACCGGCAACTGTAACACTACCCGAAGTGCCAGGACCTACTACCATAGTAGTTGGCGTAACTACAGAACCGGTACGCAGAGCCGTACTGCCGGATATTCTGCCCCGAAGATCCGTTATGGTCCCATGATTGTCTGCATTGGCAGATGTGAAAGTCAGCGGGACGGGGCGGGTTGCGCCGAAGGCGCCGATGAGATGCTCGGTATTGAAATGTCCGGCGACCTCGGCATGATCGGTTCCATAGAAGCGTCCGGCGATTCCCATACCCTGTTGTGAGGTATATGAATCAAACCCCGCGATGATATTGGGAGCCGAGCCCGATATAGTGAGAAACACCTCGTCAAAAGTGACGTCGCCAACATTCGCACCAGACGGAATCGCTCCGTTTATGTTGCGCCATCCGGTAAATGCCGCCTCAAGAGTCGGAAAAGCACCAAAAGTGACTGTGAGCGCCGCATCACCGCGGATGAAGGCACGGTCCGACTTGACCGTAGCAACGGCACCGCCGCTCCACGTGGCGATCCCTGATGTGGGAAGAGTCGTACTTGGCACACCGAAATAATACGGAATGAAATGATATGCATAGCTGCCGGATGTTCCTGATCTTACCTGCACCGACCCGAAAGCACTGTGGGTGTTCCATCCCGCAAAGGTTTCAAATGCGAAAGGTAAAGCAGTTTGGCCACCTAAAGTTGCTTCCGTACTTCCTTGTGCGAGAGTAACACCATGGGCCCGAGCAGTGTTTGTGACAGTGTTGGTCGTTTTGATTAATGAATCCAGAGTCATTCCCGGCAAGGCCAACGCAAGGTTGTCAAGAGTAACATTGGCAACATGAGTAAGTTCTCTTATACCAATCATATATGTACATCCAAATCCACCGCAAGTAACCGCCCCCTCGCTTGCATAATTGCTTGCCGTAGCCAGAGGACCGGCATTCAAAATCGTACCGCTTGCCGCAATGCCGCGGAGGGTCGCTATGATTGTATTAGAACCGACGTTCACCGTTGCAGGTTCTCCGAAAGG includes the following:
- a CDS encoding outer membrane beta-barrel protein, producing MLGKISAGCLGLTCLIMLWPAVAEAGNGTGLFGNGIRTYAAVSYGWTKLGRERLGAVSNASLDDQDNGYRISAGVEGNNGIMLGFAYNDFGTAEFSAESGGRYILDGVEQTAATGLKLETPVTSYGPYIAFDIPLTVLVERGQPAPPVSVVPKIGLHFWEVESDMRGGGASLSLSDDGSDVYYGADLTYKYSNRLSLMAGYDRYRISGDTIDYLYLGSRISLY